The Euwallacea similis isolate ESF13 chromosome 13, ESF131.1, whole genome shotgun sequence genomic interval ATTCAGGTCTAAACGTAGTTATAGTCACATAGGTTGATGTGTACGCTATTAAAACAGAACTTACAGTTTCAGCCACATCTGCAGGACTCAAAATTCCAAACTGAAAGCCCAATTCGCTTTATAAACCAGGTTCAAATATTTAaggtcaattttatttttacacataATTATCTTTATATTACACGAAAATGGCAATTAATCTATGGAAAAGACTTAAATTATAATTCAGATTTAATTGACATATTCAGGACAACACAGAAAACTACCGACAGGTAATATTTGCTCATCCTATATACTATGGAAAtatcacaaaataaaaacctaacACCTTTAAACAAGTCTCTGAAGTTATACCCATGTAATAATACTAAAATCCGGGTCATTCTGACCAATATTAGTACCCACTTTTCTCGATAAAATACCTAACCATTTATAAGTTAAATGTCCCGGAATGACAACAATCCCTGATATGCACATTTGTATGGAATTAAAGTATATAGTGGCAGTACACTGtggaataaattaataacaatagaACCACATACAAATAGACTACTGCAACCAAAGTatttcgccattttgtcaagaaatacttAGATTGCAACGCAACACATaaaaaacatgcaaaaaaattatttaaatgactagaattgaaatttggcatGGTTAAAGTTCATCATGACCTAAATGCTGGTTTACAAACTCAGACAAATCGTCTAGATCACGGTTTCCATTATACTCGGAGATTTTCTGGCCATCTTTATAGAGAAATAGAGAAGGAAATCCATCAATCTAAAACACATGAATGCACTCCTCAATCTCTTCTCTTTGATACGCAAGTTAAACTTACTTCTTGCTCATTGCAAAACTCCCTATTATCTGGCACAGTACAATCcacttttccaattttaacCACTCCTTcattttggtatttctttccTAATTGTTCCCAAGTGGGAGCGAGTCGTTTGCAATGTCCACACCACGGAGAGTAAAAATCGACAAAAGTAATCCCaaactttatttctaaaaCGTAACCAAATGCAAACGTGAATACGCAATTGCAACACGGCAAACCTTCACTAAAGGCGTCAGCATTCAGCTCAACAACAGGCTGATCTTCAGTTTCTTTTGTTAGCTTAGAGTCTGATTTTTCTGAGCCTTCAGACCCAGACATttgatttatgtaattttttaagtcatcCAATGACCTGTCTCCTGAATACTTTCCAATCTGGATGAATTGTAAAGTGAATTATTAGTAAATGTTTACAAACTCTAATATTcctaaagaaataatatttttccaagcATAAACAAAGCCACTTATCAGTTCTTTGTTATGGGTCGATGAAAGTTCattaaaaactcataaaatttacatattattgcaaataaaagCTAGTCTTATCAGTCTACCTGTTAAGTGAGAAATTAGTGATAACATAAGATGTTAACATTCACACTACTTGTCTgataaacttatttattttcatctctTAAGTTCTGAAGTGCTCACCTTTTGGCCATTTTCAAACCACAATAAAGTGGGATAACCTTTCACGTCATGATTAGTACAAATGGCTCTGAACTCTGTACAGTCAATTTTAGCAATGGAGATTTCATCATTGAATTCCATGGCTTTTGCAAGGTCCTGCCATATAGGAGCCAATCTCTAACAACAATTTTCCTGTTGAGAAGTGGAATTTCATTGGATTAAATAACTTACTTGGCAATGACCACACCATGGAGCATAGAACTTAACAAAGGCTTTGCCTTTctcaatgattttttcaaagttatCATTGTTTAATTCTTTGAGAGGTGATTCTTTGGTTGCTACTAAGCCTGGAGGAGTATCTTCATCCTAAAGATatgatttaaatgtttttcatggCAGAATGTAGAAGAAATACCTGTCTAATTTGTTCATTAATAAAGTTCGTCAATGTGGGTAAATCTCTAGTGCCCCGAAATTTTACACCAGTATTGTCTCCAGGTTTAAAGAACTTAAGAGTGGGATATCCAGTTACATCTTGATCAGAACAAATCTTAGCGTCAGTAGTACAATCAACTTTAGCCACTCGAATATTTGTATCTTCTTCATTAAGCATTTCCGCCAACTGATCCCAAGTTGGGGCCAATCGCTGGCAATGTCCACACCTCAACAAAGACtctaaattttgaacaaagtAACTGATCTTGAAACTTACCAAGGAgcatagaacattataaaGTGATTCTTTTGTGAAATTGAGTCTGCGAAATTGTCCTCAGTGTACTTGAAGGTGTGGATATCTTCGTGTCCCGTGATGTGGGGCACTAAGAAAC includes:
- the prtp gene encoding thioredoxin domain-containing protein 5 homolog, with translation MFILNIYLFLMVSFLVPHITGHEDIHTFKYTEDNFADSISQKNHFIMFYAPWCGHCQRLAPTWDQLAEMLNEEDTNIRVAKVDCTTDAKICSDQDVTGYPTLKFFKPGDNTGVKFRGTRDLPTLTNFINEQIRQDEDTPPGLVATKESPLKELNNDNFEKIIEKGKAFVKFYAPWCGHCQRLAPIWQDLAKAMEFNDEISIAKIDCTEFRAICTNHDVKGYPTLLWFENGQKIGKYSGDRSLDDLKNYINQMSGSEGSEKSDSKLTKETEDQPVVELNADAFSEEIKFGITFVDFYSPWCGHCKRLAPTWEQLGKKYQNEGVVKIGKVDCTVPDNREFCNEQEIDGFPSLFLYKDGQKISEYNGNRDLDDLSEFVNQHLGHDEL